The Roseofilum casamattae BLCC-M143 genome has a segment encoding these proteins:
- a CDS encoding type II toxin-antitoxin system HicA family toxin has product MSKLDKLIELFLRDPPEVRFNQVQYLLESFGFEEKRSKGSHHTFRNPDGLKITVPKTGGKMVKRVYVQQIVKLLNLEAWNDEDRN; this is encoded by the coding sequence ATGAGTAAACTCGACAAACTAATTGAGCTGTTTTTAAGAGATCCTCCTGAAGTTCGATTTAATCAAGTGCAATATCTTTTGGAATCATTTGGTTTTGAAGAAAAACGCTCCAAAGGCAGCCACCATACATTTCGCAACCCAGATGGACTAAAAATTACAGTTCCAAAAACCGGTGGCAAAATGGTGAAGCGAGTCTACGTCCAACAAATTGTTAAACTTCTCAATCTGGAAGCATGGAATGATGAAGATCGAAATTAA
- a CDS encoding serine/threonine-protein kinase — translation MANQDTSNKVLEFHQLAQTDTYLSRICGTDRLFRDRYRIHRLLGRGGFGVTFLAEDISNSQSPWCAIKQLCPKAKNATALARARRYFKREAKILSQLGAHANIPQMVDYFEEDGEFYLVQEFIEGRTLSRDIRHHGQYSEALVKSFLREILPILEFVHEQGAIHRDIKPSNIIRRRKIRKASEGSLVLIDFGAVKEVVRQTEGDRTMTTTASTAFVGTFEFSPPEQLAMRPTYASDIYALGITCAYLLAGKGALQNDLPHFRDKQWWRQTVDVSDEFAEILDRMVAVDLRERYSSAREVLVALNSSTLGLETLENSPLERSHPEPAAVETDSYVSPVQRRARAIRARMDRLHQHQKRSNLHLYQPWQ, via the coding sequence ATGGCGAATCAAGATACCTCGAATAAGGTACTCGAGTTTCATCAGCTCGCTCAAACCGATACCTACCTTAGCCGTATTTGTGGGACGGATCGGTTGTTTCGCGATCGCTACCGCATTCATCGACTTCTGGGACGAGGTGGCTTCGGAGTCACCTTTTTAGCCGAAGACATCAGTAACAGTCAATCCCCATGGTGCGCGATCAAACAGCTTTGTCCTAAGGCAAAAAATGCAACTGCTTTAGCTCGCGCTCGTCGCTACTTTAAACGAGAAGCCAAAATTCTCAGTCAACTGGGCGCTCATGCCAATATTCCGCAAATGGTCGATTATTTTGAAGAAGATGGCGAGTTTTATTTGGTGCAAGAGTTTATCGAAGGTCGTACCCTCTCTCGCGATATCCGACATCACGGTCAGTATAGCGAAGCGTTGGTGAAGTCATTCTTGCGCGAGATTTTACCCATTCTCGAGTTCGTTCACGAACAAGGAGCCATTCACCGCGACATTAAGCCGTCTAACATTATCCGACGGCGCAAGATTCGCAAGGCATCAGAGGGATCTCTGGTGCTGATTGATTTTGGGGCAGTGAAAGAGGTGGTTCGGCAAACGGAAGGCGATCGCACCATGACGACAACAGCATCCACTGCCTTTGTCGGAACCTTTGAGTTCTCTCCCCCAGAACAACTCGCCATGCGTCCCACCTATGCCAGCGATATTTATGCCCTCGGTATCACTTGTGCTTATCTACTTGCAGGGAAAGGGGCGCTGCAAAACGATTTACCGCATTTTCGTGACAAGCAATGGTGGCGTCAAACCGTGGATGTTAGCGATGAGTTTGCCGAGATTCTCGATCGCATGGTAGCAGTGGATCTGAGGGAGCGATACAGTTCGGCTCGCGAGGTTCTCGTTGCCCTCAATAGCTCCACTCTCGGTCTGGAAACGTTAGAAAATAGCCCCCTCGAGCGATCGCATCCCGAACCCGCAGCCGTAGAAACCGACTCTTATGTGTCTCCCGTACAACGACGGGCACGAGCCATTAGAGCGCGCATGGATCGGTTGCATCAGCATCAAAAGCGAAGTAATCTGCATTTGTACCAACCTTGGCAATAA
- a CDS encoding lysophospholipid acyltransferase family protein translates to MSESIIDRIQPPLNHLPPQFNPWVLRSIQFVLPWWLRYRCGISKVETHNVENLARLYRQFQQRQIRLLLAFRHPSTNDPFSMAHLLWNAVPKAAKREKIALKSPVHCHFMYDRGIALWAGKMTGNLFSRLGGTSIQRGKLDREGLKCARNLLVDGRFPLALAPEGGVNDHSELMSPLEPGLAQLAFWCLDDLYKANREEQVAIVPIGIRYSFVQPPWEKVDALLTTLENDLNLAPISVPANTPPEMIRYRQLLRIGQALLGLMEAFYVQFYDITFPELPEVEDVNQAFSQRLHRLLEAALNVSESYFKITPKGTFLDRCRRLEQAGWERIYRSDIDTLSPVECGLGNWIAEEASLRMGHMRIVERVCAVTGKYVREKQTAERFAETLLILWKVINWIKTGIVGDRPDLGAQAAALTVGEPLWVNERWSQYKKSRRNAVSELTQDLQTALQELMDS, encoded by the coding sequence ATGTCTGAATCCATTATCGATCGCATCCAACCTCCCCTAAACCATCTTCCTCCCCAGTTCAATCCTTGGGTTCTGCGCAGCATACAGTTTGTCTTACCCTGGTGGTTGCGCTATCGCTGCGGCATCTCGAAAGTAGAGACGCACAATGTGGAGAACCTCGCTCGACTGTATCGACAATTTCAGCAACGCCAGATTCGCTTGCTCCTCGCCTTTCGCCACCCGAGCACCAACGATCCGTTTTCCATGGCTCATTTGCTCTGGAATGCCGTTCCGAAAGCAGCCAAACGAGAAAAAATTGCTCTCAAATCTCCAGTTCATTGTCATTTTATGTACGATCGCGGGATTGCGCTGTGGGCGGGAAAAATGACCGGGAATTTATTTTCTCGATTGGGCGGAACCTCAATTCAACGGGGAAAATTAGACCGGGAAGGCTTAAAGTGCGCTCGCAATTTGTTAGTGGACGGAAGATTTCCTCTAGCCTTAGCACCAGAAGGAGGAGTTAACGATCATAGCGAATTAATGAGTCCTTTGGAACCGGGTTTAGCTCAGTTGGCGTTTTGGTGTCTTGACGATTTATACAAAGCGAATCGCGAGGAACAAGTGGCGATCGTTCCCATTGGCATTCGCTATTCCTTCGTACAACCCCCTTGGGAAAAAGTAGACGCTCTGTTAACGACTCTCGAAAATGACTTAAATCTGGCGCCCATTTCGGTTCCGGCGAATACTCCTCCCGAAATGATTCGCTATCGACAGCTCTTGCGGATCGGGCAAGCACTACTAGGATTAATGGAAGCATTTTACGTGCAATTTTACGATATTACGTTTCCCGAATTGCCAGAAGTTGAGGATGTGAATCAAGCGTTTTCGCAACGGTTGCATCGACTGTTAGAAGCCGCTCTTAATGTTTCTGAAAGTTACTTTAAAATTACGCCAAAAGGGACGTTTCTCGATCGCTGTCGTCGCTTAGAGCAGGCGGGTTGGGAACGGATTTATCGCTCGGATATCGATACGTTGTCTCCCGTGGAATGCGGATTGGGAAATTGGATTGCGGAAGAGGCAAGTTTGCGCATGGGACATATGCGAATTGTGGAGCGAGTTTGTGCGGTAACGGGGAAATACGTGCGCGAAAAACAAACGGCAGAACGGTTTGCGGAAACGTTATTAATTTTATGGAAAGTGATTAACTGGATTAAGACGGGGATAGTGGGCGATCGTCCGGATTTAGGCGCCCAAGCGGCTGCTCTCACAGTCGGGGAACCCTTATGGGTAAACGAGCGGTGGAGCCAATACAAAAAGAGCCGGCGCAATGCTGTTTCCGAGCTGACTCAAGATTTGCAAACTGCTTTACAAGAATTGATGGATAGTTAG
- a CDS encoding sensor histidine kinase, with product MMGWANCVYFISGIVLGMGGSVLVLKLRRRNPQQHSSSPGRQSSRAAYRDRCQQLELAWQMAADMARFKQGFLGRIAHELRSPLNGTIGMHQLILNDLCDSPEEERQFVSNAHDSALKLMKLIDEMIVVSKAQQGTDVMEIETIALREVFQGVYDLIHLQAANRNLKLQIIMPEPDIYVQADLRRLRQVLTSLIDSAISHMREGEICLQADPTVREDRVYLYLEDERSPEYWQEPLDLMTLPPTQDFDWDGKAPPGLSLIANQSLLELMQGNLELLERPMMDEPELPSRTRLQITLPAGRDNDAIESD from the coding sequence ATGATGGGTTGGGCAAATTGCGTTTATTTCATCTCCGGTATTGTCTTGGGTATGGGAGGATCGGTTCTGGTATTGAAACTCAGACGCCGTAACCCTCAGCAGCACTCTTCCTCACCCGGACGTCAATCCTCTCGCGCGGCCTATCGAGACCGCTGCCAGCAGTTAGAGCTGGCCTGGCAAATGGCCGCCGATATGGCTCGGTTCAAGCAAGGATTTTTAGGACGCATTGCCCACGAATTGCGATCGCCCCTGAATGGTACGATCGGGATGCATCAATTAATCCTCAACGACTTGTGCGACTCCCCCGAAGAAGAACGACAGTTTGTCAGCAACGCTCACGATTCGGCATTAAAGTTAATGAAGCTCATTGATGAAATGATTGTGGTTTCCAAAGCGCAGCAGGGAACCGATGTCATGGAAATCGAAACCATTGCTCTGCGGGAAGTATTTCAAGGCGTGTATGACTTAATCCATTTACAAGCAGCGAACCGCAACCTAAAATTGCAGATTATTATGCCCGAGCCAGATATTTACGTGCAAGCAGATTTACGCCGACTCCGGCAAGTGCTAACCAGCTTAATTGATAGCGCCATTTCCCACATGCGAGAAGGAGAGATTTGCTTGCAAGCCGATCCTACAGTACGAGAGGATCGGGTTTATCTCTATCTTGAGGATGAGCGATCGCCGGAATATTGGCAAGAACCCTTAGACTTAATGACTCTTCCCCCGACTCAAGATTTTGATTGGGATGGCAAAGCTCCCCCCGGATTGAGCTTAATTGCCAATCAATCCCTGTTAGAATTAATGCAAGGTAACTTAGAACTCTTAGAGCGGCCGATGATGGACGAGCCAGAGTTACCCAGCAGAACTCGCCTCCAAATTACCTTACCTGCCGGCCGAGACAATGATGCGATCGAATCGGATTAA
- the pgsA gene encoding CDP-diacylglycerol--glycerol-3-phosphate 3-phosphatidyltransferase, translating to MTIPNWITLSRLLGVPFLLYGLLDPTPMRRWFCLTVFLIAAGTDWLDGYLARRLNQISDMGKFLDPLVDKLLVLAPLLSLVELGEIPGWGVFLILARELAIAGWRVNQPTISGANIWGKLKTVSQIIAIAFLIAPTPVSWQMPILVLFWLAVLLTIVSGLIYVLPHTISR from the coding sequence ATGACTATTCCCAATTGGATTACTCTTTCTCGCTTGCTCGGCGTCCCTTTTCTGCTCTATGGCTTACTCGATCCAACGCCAATGCGGCGCTGGTTTTGCTTAACCGTATTTTTAATTGCTGCGGGGACGGACTGGTTGGATGGATATTTGGCGCGACGGTTAAATCAAATCAGCGATATGGGAAAATTTCTCGATCCTTTAGTCGATAAACTGTTGGTGTTAGCGCCGTTATTATCGTTAGTTGAATTGGGAGAAATTCCCGGTTGGGGAGTGTTTTTAATTTTAGCACGAGAGTTAGCGATCGCCGGCTGGCGCGTCAATCAACCAACTATTTCTGGCGCGAATATTTGGGGGAAGCTGAAAACCGTCAGTCAGATAATTGCGATCGCATTTCTCATTGCCCCCACTCCCGTATCTTGGCAAATGCCGATTTTAGTCTTATTTTGGTTAGCCGTTCTCTTAACTATTGTTTCCGGGTTAATTTATGTTTTACCTCATACCATTTCTCGATGA
- the psbP gene encoding photosystem II reaction center PsbP — protein MLKRLAIAVFMTCSLMLAGCVSGAGGLQQYVDATKGYEFLYPNGWVAVNVSNGPDVVFHDLVERTENVSVIGSPVSGEKQLADLGTASEVGYQLSKSAIAPEDSGRTAELVNAGSKTVGDKVYYLLEYAVELADGSTRHNLASVAVSRGKLVTFNLSTTEKRWQKLHTLFETVVQSFKIY, from the coding sequence ATGTTAAAGCGCTTAGCGATCGCAGTTTTCATGACATGCAGTCTAATGTTAGCGGGATGCGTTTCGGGGGCTGGCGGACTGCAACAGTATGTGGATGCCACGAAAGGATATGAGTTTTTATATCCGAACGGTTGGGTTGCGGTAAATGTGAGTAACGGGCCGGATGTGGTCTTCCACGATCTAGTGGAAAGAACGGAAAATGTATCGGTAATTGGTTCTCCCGTGAGTGGCGAGAAACAGTTAGCAGATTTGGGAACGGCGAGCGAAGTTGGGTATCAATTATCGAAAAGCGCGATCGCTCCCGAAGATTCCGGACGTACGGCAGAACTGGTGAATGCGGGGTCGAAAACCGTAGGCGATAAGGTTTATTATCTCCTGGAATATGCAGTAGAACTGGCAGATGGTTCGACTCGGCATAACTTGGCGAGCGTCGCAGTTAGTCGAGGTAAACTGGTGACGTTTAATCTTTCTACCACCGAAAAGCGCTGGCAAAAGTTGCATACCTTGTTTGAAACTGTGGTGCAATCGTTTAAGATCTACTAA
- a CDS encoding Maf family protein, with protein sequence MAIPPLVLASASPARLRLLQGAGIFPKVHPSHFDESQVSSPDPEVLVKTLALGKAETVAREYRESNPQPLILGCDSVLAIANEIYGKPASAADAIARWQQMRGRKGSLYTGYALLDLQQEQQVVQAAVTDVYFASASDRAIRAYVATQEPLHCAGAFAIEGKGGLFVDRIEGCHMNVIGLSLPLLRVMVDGLGYDITQWWEGAAI encoded by the coding sequence ATGGCAATTCCTCCTTTGGTGTTGGCTTCTGCCTCTCCCGCTCGCTTGCGTTTGTTGCAAGGGGCGGGAATTTTTCCGAAAGTGCATCCGAGTCACTTTGACGAATCCCAAGTTAGCAGTCCGGATCCGGAAGTGTTGGTCAAGACTCTGGCACTGGGAAAAGCAGAAACCGTTGCCAGGGAGTACCGAGAAAGCAATCCGCAACCGTTGATTTTGGGGTGCGATTCAGTTTTGGCGATCGCCAATGAGATTTATGGAAAACCGGCCAGTGCTGCCGATGCGATCGCTCGCTGGCAGCAGATGCGCGGACGGAAAGGGTCTCTGTATACCGGTTATGCTCTTTTGGATTTGCAGCAAGAGCAGCAGGTGGTGCAAGCAGCGGTAACAGATGTTTATTTTGCTTCGGCCAGCGATCGCGCCATCCGAGCTTATGTCGCGACTCAAGAACCTTTGCACTGTGCCGGAGCCTTTGCTATTGAAGGGAAAGGAGGACTATTTGTAGACCGCATTGAAGGCTGTCATATGAATGTTATCGGTCTGAGTTTGCCTCTGTTGCGAGTGATGGTCGATGGTTTGGGATATGACATCACGCAATGGTGGGAGGGTGCTGCGATTTAA
- the deoC gene encoding deoxyribose-phosphate aldolase codes for MALDYSEIDIAEFIDHSLLHPTATPEHVQHWCEQAIQMNFPTVCIAPIYVRQAADILQGQSPKVSTVIGFPTGATTPQAKLYEAQEAVEHGAVELDVVINLGLLKAGKTDAVHREIAEICEETGQKVKAILEMTVLTEAQKRLAAELCLDAGVAFLKTSTGWQGGATIADVSLLKDISRGLVGIKAAGGIRTVEQAYELIAAGATRLGTSRGMELLEQRDRFFAD; via the coding sequence ATGGCTCTAGACTACTCTGAAATCGATATTGCCGAATTTATCGACCATTCCTTATTGCATCCAACGGCAACTCCGGAACACGTCCAACATTGGTGCGAACAAGCCATACAAATGAACTTTCCCACAGTTTGTATTGCTCCCATCTACGTGCGCCAGGCAGCAGATATTTTGCAGGGTCAATCTCCCAAAGTTTCCACAGTCATCGGGTTTCCCACCGGAGCAACCACACCGCAGGCGAAACTTTATGAAGCACAAGAAGCAGTAGAACATGGAGCTGTGGAGTTAGATGTCGTCATTAACTTAGGTTTATTGAAAGCTGGGAAAACCGATGCCGTTCACCGAGAAATCGCCGAAATTTGCGAAGAAACGGGACAAAAAGTGAAAGCCATCTTAGAAATGACCGTACTCACCGAGGCTCAAAAGCGCTTGGCCGCAGAACTTTGCTTGGATGCGGGGGTGGCATTCTTGAAAACCAGTACCGGTTGGCAAGGCGGGGCAACTATCGCAGATGTGTCTTTGCTCAAGGACATTAGTCGAGGATTGGTGGGAATTAAAGCTGCTGGCGGTATCCGTACGGTGGAGCAAGCTTATGAGCTGATTGCAGCGGGAGCCACTCGGTTGGGAACGTCGCGGGGAATGGAGTTACTGGAGCAGCGCGATCGGTTTTTTGCGGATTAG
- a CDS encoding gas vesicle protein GvpG — protein sequence MILRLLTLPLTGPIEGMLWIGEQVLEHANAEVNDKEDLHKQLLTLQLAFDMGEVSEEEFEEREEELLLAIQELQDSEIS from the coding sequence ATGATTTTACGATTACTCACCTTGCCTCTCACCGGGCCGATTGAGGGAATGCTCTGGATTGGCGAGCAAGTTTTGGAACATGCCAATGCTGAAGTTAACGATAAGGAAGATTTGCACAAGCAACTACTCACTCTCCAACTTGCCTTTGATATGGGAGAGGTTTCTGAAGAAGAGTTTGAAGAGCGCGAGGAAGAACTCCTACTCGCGATTCAAGAACTCCAAGATTCCGAAATATCGTAA
- a CDS encoding GvpL/GvpF family gas vesicle protein, producing MKNSCCFYLYGIFPAPGPETLELVGLDKQPVATHQVEGFTFLYSEAMQERYLASRRNLLQHERVLEEAMQAGYRTVLPLQFGLTVESWEEIQSELAIPYRERLTQLLQKLDGNREVSIKILWEMEAELQLVLQDDPQLKAERDRMEGKPLAMEQVIAIGQALEEALYHHQQSIIARFQQVLDPLAIATIENETLTDAMIYNTAYLIPWDDEPKFAEKVEELDLVFEERLRIRYNDFTAPFNFAKL from the coding sequence ATGAAGAATTCCTGTTGCTTTTATCTCTATGGGATTTTTCCGGCTCCCGGACCGGAAACTCTGGAGTTGGTGGGGTTAGACAAACAACCGGTTGCGACCCATCAGGTGGAGGGATTTACGTTTCTTTACTCGGAAGCGATGCAAGAGCGCTATTTAGCCAGTCGTCGCAATCTTTTGCAGCACGAGAGAGTTTTAGAAGAGGCGATGCAAGCCGGATATCGCACGGTTTTACCTTTGCAATTTGGTTTGACTGTCGAGAGTTGGGAGGAGATTCAATCTGAGTTGGCGATCCCGTATCGAGAGCGCCTGACTCAGTTATTGCAGAAGTTGGATGGAAACCGGGAGGTTAGTATTAAGATATTATGGGAAATGGAGGCAGAATTACAGTTGGTTTTACAGGACGATCCTCAACTGAAAGCGGAGCGCGATCGCATGGAAGGAAAGCCTTTAGCCATGGAACAAGTTATTGCGATCGGCCAAGCCTTAGAAGAAGCACTTTACCATCATCAACAGAGCATTATTGCTCGCTTCCAACAGGTTCTCGATCCGTTGGCGATCGCCACCATTGAAAATGAGACTCTGACTGATGCCATGATTTATAATACTGCCTATCTGATTCCTTGGGATGACGAACCAAAGTTTGCAGAGAAAGTTGAGGAATTAGATCTCGTGTTTGAAGAACGCCTGCGCATCCGCTACAATGATTTTACCGCTCCATTTAACTTTGCTAAATTATAG
- a CDS encoding Uma2 family endonuclease — translation MSLMTVKDLEQVQANLQESGRDYRVELEDGKIIVMGPSDIVSSEVGSIFISLLITWVYPRSLGRVFDSSGGFILPNNNLTAPDVSFVRAARLKTTPRYFGDLVPDLVVEIKSQSDRIKPLEDKLKLFLSLGSTVGLLIDPDLQTLTVYRPNAQPIVLQDKQQLTIPELLPGWSIQINQIWPPVFTDE, via the coding sequence ATGTCATTGATGACCGTAAAAGACTTAGAACAAGTCCAGGCTAATCTCCAAGAATCTGGTCGAGATTACCGCGTAGAACTTGAAGATGGAAAAATCATTGTTATGGGGCCTTCAGATATTGTTTCTAGTGAAGTTGGATCGATCTTTATTAGTCTGCTGATTACCTGGGTTTATCCTCGGAGTTTGGGACGAGTCTTTGATTCCTCTGGTGGCTTTATCTTACCCAATAACAACCTGACAGCCCCCGATGTTTCCTTTGTCCGTGCGGCACGACTGAAAACCACCCCTCGCTATTTCGGCGATCTGGTTCCCGATCTCGTCGTCGAAATCAAATCTCAAAGCGATCGCATTAAACCCCTAGAAGACAAGCTCAAATTATTCCTCAGTCTGGGAAGTACAGTCGGTCTCTTAATCGATCCCGATTTACAAACACTAACGGTTTATCGTCCGAATGCTCAACCTATTGTTTTACAAGACAAACAACAGTTAACCATTCCCGAACTCTTACCCGGTTGGTCAATACAAATTAACCAAATCTGGCCTCCCGTTTTTACTGATGAATAG
- a CDS encoding type II toxin-antitoxin system HicB family antitoxin produces the protein MMKIEIKPQTLKDYLQLKYPITLYPEAEGGYTVAIADLPGCLSQGDTLEEAVANIQDAKMAWIETAWECGDDIPLPS, from the coding sequence ATGATGAAGATCGAAATTAAGCCGCAAACCTTGAAAGACTATCTCCAGTTAAAGTATCCCATTACACTATACCCAGAAGCGGAGGGAGGGTATACTGTGGCGATCGCCGACTTACCCGGATGTCTTTCCCAAGGAGATACCCTAGAAGAAGCAGTTGCAAACATCCAAGATGCGAAAATGGCTTGGATTGAAACTGCGTGGGAATGTGGCGATGATATTCCGTTACCCAGTTAG
- a CDS encoding diacylglycerol/polyprenol kinase family protein has product MIPPASLFPPWVGILLVLSALAGLMLGLRLYQQIYSPHPEWVRKLLHIGMGLVTLSFPWLFDSPIPVIALAIAAIAFLGGIKLISPLRDRLGSVTGGVARTSWGEIYFPISVALVFVFADGNLVCYLVPLLILTLADAVAALIGIGYGFHTYSTSEGGKSAEGSIAFFTVAFLSTHIPVLLLTDTGRAESLLMAIIIGLQVMVLEAIAWQGLDNLFIPLGGLIMVKLFLPMGIPALGFRVILTLILGTLTLSLRHRTTLNDSAVLGSAWLGYLTWVLRSWHWFIPPAILFAAYSLWCPWTQRYKQRRHDMRAVLSIGITGMFWLLLAKTGQLGDASLYFYPYTVTFAAHLALIDIAVPQIHPQLPTIDFIGQSVVKAWGLLFFPFVLMQGWSQHTLMLTGVAFLLVVAIALTFAGVQKQWRHQSKETWMWASRSAIVTIGSAIGLWVNLSLG; this is encoded by the coding sequence ATGATTCCCCCTGCTTCACTGTTTCCGCCTTGGGTGGGAATACTCCTGGTTTTATCGGCTCTGGCTGGATTAATGCTGGGGTTGCGCCTCTACCAGCAGATTTATTCTCCCCATCCCGAGTGGGTGCGGAAACTGCTGCATATTGGCATGGGACTGGTGACTCTCAGCTTTCCCTGGCTATTTGATTCTCCAATACCCGTCATTGCCTTAGCGATCGCCGCGATCGCATTTCTCGGTGGTATTAAACTTATCTCTCCACTGCGCGATCGCCTGGGCAGCGTGACGGGAGGGGTTGCGCGTACCTCCTGGGGCGAGATTTATTTCCCTATCTCCGTCGCTCTCGTCTTTGTCTTTGCCGATGGGAACTTAGTTTGCTATCTGGTTCCACTGCTCATCCTCACCCTCGCCGATGCCGTGGCTGCCTTAATTGGAATTGGCTACGGGTTCCATACCTATAGTACCTCTGAAGGAGGAAAAAGTGCCGAAGGCTCCATCGCATTCTTTACCGTTGCCTTTTTAAGCACTCATATTCCCGTGCTCTTACTTACCGATACCGGACGGGCAGAAAGCCTGCTCATGGCCATAATTATCGGTTTGCAAGTTATGGTCTTAGAGGCGATCGCGTGGCAAGGGTTAGATAACTTATTCATTCCCCTCGGCGGGTTAATCATGGTTAAACTTTTTCTTCCCATGGGTATCCCTGCCTTAGGATTTCGCGTCATCCTCACCTTAATTCTCGGTACTCTCACCCTCAGTTTGCGCCATCGCACAACTCTCAACGATAGTGCCGTACTCGGAAGTGCTTGGTTGGGTTATTTAACCTGGGTATTGCGAAGCTGGCACTGGTTTATTCCTCCCGCTATTTTGTTTGCGGCCTATTCCCTCTGGTGTCCCTGGACGCAACGATATAAACAACGGCGACACGACATGCGAGCGGTATTGAGTATTGGCATAACCGGAATGTTCTGGCTCTTGTTGGCGAAAACGGGACAACTGGGGGATGCATCCCTTTATTTTTATCCTTATACCGTGACGTTTGCGGCTCATCTGGCCCTCATTGACATTGCCGTACCTCAAATTCATCCTCAACTGCCAACGATCGACTTTATCGGGCAATCTGTTGTGAAAGCATGGGGATTGCTCTTTTTTCCGTTTGTGTTGATGCAAGGATGGAGCCAGCATACATTGATGTTAACAGGAGTGGCGTTCCTTCTTGTGGTGGCGATCGCCCTGACCTTCGCTGGGGTACAGAAACAATGGCGCCATCAGAGCAAGGAAACCTGGATGTGGGCGAGTCGCTCGGCGATCGTAACCATTGGTTCGGCGATCGGGTTGTGGGTTAATCTGAGTTTAGGTTAA
- a CDS encoding L-threonylcarbamoyladenylate synthase, which yields MTQGSLEQVIAGLREGKLASFPTDTVPALAARPDRAEAIYTAKQRSLEKPLILMGATPDALWPFCQGTPAEREIWQDMAQQYWPGMLTLVLPASDRVPLAMHPKDPIAIGVRIPNSPIALEILAATGPLATTSANLSGRPTLSTLAEIETQFPQVLTLNANEVTTVRTGSGVPSTVARWMGNGWEILRQGAVTLES from the coding sequence ATGACTCAGGGTTCTCTCGAGCAAGTCATTGCCGGCCTGCGGGAGGGAAAATTAGCCAGTTTTCCCACAGATACCGTTCCCGCTTTAGCCGCGCGTCCCGATCGCGCCGAAGCCATTTATACCGCCAAACAGCGCAGTTTGGAGAAACCCCTCATTTTGATGGGAGCAACTCCAGACGCGTTGTGGCCGTTTTGCCAGGGGACGCCAGCAGAACGGGAAATTTGGCAGGACATGGCGCAGCAGTACTGGCCGGGAATGCTGACTTTAGTCCTACCCGCATCCGATCGCGTTCCGCTAGCGATGCACCCCAAAGACCCGATCGCGATTGGGGTGAGAATTCCCAATAGTCCAATTGCCTTAGAAATTCTGGCCGCAACCGGCCCCCTAGCCACCACCAGCGCTAACCTGTCCGGCCGTCCGACCTTGTCTACCCTCGCCGAAATTGAAACCCAATTTCCACAAGTGTTAACCTTAAATGCGAACGAAGTAACGACAGTTCGGACGGGAAGTGGCGTTCCTTCAACAGTTGCCCGCTGGATGGGAAACGGTTGGGAGATTTTGCGCCAAGGTGCCGTCACTCTGGAGTCATAA